The following are from one region of the Aquirufa lenticrescens genome:
- the pyrR gene encoding bifunctional pyr operon transcriptional regulator/uracil phosphoribosyltransferase PyrR: MTRKLILSSPLLEITISRLCQELIENQINGVETVILGLQPRGIFFAERIAKELSKHLEKAPSVGKIDATFFRDDYRRRETVSPNSTDVPFLIENKRVILVDDVLATGRMVRAALDAMNSFGRPAKVELCVLIDRIYNRDLPINADYVGKSVNTLPTEKVLVEWTEQGHEADRIWLIPQPE, translated from the coding sequence ATGACTCGCAAGCTGATTTTATCAAGCCCATTACTCGAAATAACCATCTCAAGGTTGTGTCAAGAGCTCATTGAAAATCAAATCAACGGTGTTGAAACAGTAATTCTAGGCTTACAGCCTCGCGGAATTTTCTTTGCAGAACGTATCGCGAAAGAATTAAGCAAACACCTTGAAAAAGCACCTAGTGTAGGAAAAATAGACGCTACATTCTTTCGCGACGATTACCGCCGCAGAGAAACGGTATCTCCTAATTCAACCGATGTCCCCTTTTTGATTGAAAACAAGCGAGTTATCCTTGTCGATGACGTGTTAGCCACAGGCCGAATGGTTCGGGCAGCGCTAGATGCGATGAATAGTTTTGGGAGACCGGCTAAAGTGGAATTATGTGTCTTAATCGACCGTATTTATAATCGAGATTTGCCGATTAACGCAGATTACGTGGGTAAAAGTGTGAATACCTTACCCACCGAAAAAGTACTCGTAGAGTGGACGGAACAAGGCCACGAAGCGGACAGAATTTGGTTAATTCCTCAACCTGAATAA
- the rfbC gene encoding dTDP-4-dehydrorhamnose 3,5-epimerase, which produces MEFIKHRLSGVIECIPTKYHDERGFFYESYNQTRFAANGIPEDFVQDNYSFSTKGVLRGLHFQHNPNGQGKLVRVMTGKALDVVVDLRKDSPTFGQHEKFVLDADKGNMLYVPIGFAHGFIALEETIFVYKCTNFWNKEAESGIRWNDPQLGIEWGVENPIVSDKDQILPDFDANHPIF; this is translated from the coding sequence ATGGAATTCATTAAGCATCGTTTATCAGGAGTCATTGAGTGCATACCAACAAAATATCATGACGAACGTGGATTTTTCTACGAATCCTACAACCAAACGCGTTTTGCAGCAAATGGAATCCCAGAAGATTTTGTGCAAGACAACTATTCCTTTTCCACCAAAGGCGTGTTGCGCGGCTTACATTTTCAACACAATCCAAACGGTCAAGGTAAATTAGTACGTGTCATGACAGGGAAAGCCTTAGACGTGGTGGTGGATTTACGTAAGGACTCCCCTACCTTTGGACAGCACGAAAAATTCGTTTTAGACGCAGATAAAGGTAATATGTTGTATGTACCCATCGGTTTCGCTCATGGTTTTATCGCCCTAGAGGAGACGATTTTTGTGTATAAATGCACGAATTTTTGGAATAAAGAAGCTGAATCAGGGATACGCTGGAATGACCCGCAATTAGGGATCGAATGGGGCGTTGAAAACCCGATTGTATCGGATAAGGACCAAATACTACCTGATTTTGACGCCAATCATCCGATTTTTTAA
- the pyrF gene encoding orotidine-5'-phosphate decarboxylase, whose amino-acid sequence MNSAELIQQIEQKRSFLCVGLDTDISLIPSRFKTEKDPIFAFNKAVIDATLPYAVAYKPNIAFYEALGPAGWESLQKTMDYMPKDVFSIADAKRGDIGNTATKYAQTFFEPARAGFDFDSVTVAPYMGEDSVSPFLQFEDKWVILLALTSNPGSNDFQQLKDETGIPFYEHVMRKSMEWGNSDQLMFVIGATRTDYIAKVRKIAPDNFFLVPGVGAQGGSLSDVAKFGMNDKVGLLVNSSRGIIYAGDDTWVSAAREAKKVQEEMNQLLDQYYK is encoded by the coding sequence ATGAATTCAGCGGAATTAATTCAGCAAATTGAACAAAAGAGATCCTTTTTATGCGTCGGTTTGGACACCGATATCTCGTTGATTCCAAGTCGATTTAAGACGGAAAAAGATCCCATTTTTGCTTTTAATAAAGCGGTCATTGATGCTACTTTGCCCTATGCAGTCGCTTATAAGCCTAATATCGCCTTTTATGAAGCTTTAGGGCCTGCTGGTTGGGAAAGTTTACAGAAAACGATGGATTATATGCCTAAGGACGTGTTTTCTATTGCGGATGCGAAGCGTGGTGACATTGGAAATACGGCGACTAAATACGCTCAAACATTCTTTGAGCCCGCTCGTGCCGGTTTTGATTTCGATTCTGTAACTGTGGCGCCCTATATGGGAGAGGATTCGGTGAGCCCTTTCTTGCAATTTGAAGATAAGTGGGTAATTCTTTTGGCTTTAACTTCTAATCCTGGAAGTAACGACTTTCAGCAATTAAAAGACGAAACGGGTATTCCTTTCTACGAACACGTCATGCGTAAATCGATGGAATGGGGAAATTCTGATCAATTAATGTTCGTGATAGGAGCCACTAGGACGGATTATATTGCCAAAGTTCGTAAAATTGCTCCTGATAATTTCTTCTTAGTTCCTGGTGTAGGAGCGCAAGGGGGAAGTTTGTCTGATGTGGCCAAATTTGGTATGAATGATAAAGTAGGATTACTCGTGAATTCCTCTCGTGGCATCATTTATGCAGGGGATGATACCTGGGTTTCTGCCGCCAGAGAGGCGAAAAAAGTGCAAGAAGAAATGAATCAACTACTAGATCAATATTATAAATAA
- a CDS encoding DUF2721 domain-containing protein produces the protein MELSIGTPALLFSTVSLLMIAFTNRFMSMASLIRGLHEKFQQNPDDAIRMQIDNLRLRMKLIQRMQIIAIVSLILSVVCMFLLFMNQQLIARWFFGIGLLGMSISLALSAWEITISTKALEVELSDMEEIINKRK, from the coding sequence ATGGAATTAAGCATCGGTACCCCCGCCTTATTATTCTCAACAGTTTCCTTGTTGATGATCGCTTTTACAAATCGCTTTATGTCGATGGCTTCGTTGATTCGTGGTTTACACGAAAAATTTCAACAAAATCCGGACGATGCGATTCGCATGCAAATTGATAACCTGCGATTGCGGATGAAACTAATTCAGCGGATGCAGATTATAGCCATCGTGAGTTTGATTTTAAGCGTGGTGTGTATGTTTCTGTTGTTTATGAACCAACAGTTAATAGCTCGTTGGTTTTTTGGAATCGGCCTTTTAGGTATGAGTATTTCCCTAGCGCTAAGTGCTTGGGAGATAACGATTTCCACTAAAGCACTCGAAGTGGAACTCTCAGATATGGAAGAAATTATAAATAAGAGGAAATAA
- the glgB gene encoding 1,4-alpha-glucan branching protein GlgB, with translation MANVHPYSRLTDFDIALFLNGKHTRLYEKLGAFEIEYDGILGTFFAVWAPSAKNVFVTGNFNYWDRYSHPLFPRWDSSGIWEGFIPGVKTGETYKYGIETAGGEYLEKLDPMGLYCEAPPKTASIVWNTYKEWKDTKWQENRASKNALNAPMSIYEVHLASWMKTLENEYLSYDDLAVKLVNYVKEMGFTHVEFMPVMEYPYDPSWGYQITGYFAPTARFGDPQGFMRLVEAFHQAEIGVILDWVPSHFPGDAHGLFNFDGSSAYEHPDPKRGYHPDWKSYIFDYGKNEVRSFLMSNAFFWCDRYHVDGLRVDAVASMLYLDYSRNDGEWEPNQFGGNHNLEVISFLQDLNSHIYAEFPHIQMIAEESTSFPGVTKPVFMGGLGFGQKWMMGWMNDTLRFFQKDPIYRQHHLNELTFSLIYAFTENFCLPLSHDEVVYGKGSLLNKMPGDDWQKFANLRLLLAEQFTHPGSHLLFMGGEFGQREEWNHTQSLDWHLTEHHSHRGIQETVKALNQLYRSEPAFYSKQFDYEGFEWIESNDQGNSVISYIRKGETAKQQVIVILNLTPAPRDGYRIGVPLPGIWKTVFNSDKEEFGGSNYPVSGATMTEEINWQGKAFSIAINLPPLSALILKA, from the coding sequence ATGGCGAACGTACACCCCTATTCTCGATTAACTGATTTCGATATAGCCCTTTTCTTAAACGGCAAACATACAAGACTTTATGAGAAATTAGGGGCTTTTGAAATAGAGTACGATGGGATCCTAGGAACGTTTTTTGCGGTTTGGGCTCCTAGCGCAAAAAATGTGTTTGTAACGGGTAATTTTAATTATTGGGACCGCTATTCGCATCCTTTATTTCCTCGTTGGGACTCATCTGGCATCTGGGAAGGCTTCATTCCGGGTGTAAAAACAGGAGAAACCTATAAATATGGAATTGAAACGGCAGGTGGGGAATATTTGGAGAAACTAGACCCGATGGGCTTGTATTGCGAGGCTCCACCTAAGACAGCGAGTATCGTTTGGAACACCTATAAAGAGTGGAAAGATACCAAATGGCAAGAAAACAGAGCTTCTAAAAATGCCCTGAATGCACCTATGTCCATTTATGAGGTGCACTTAGCCTCTTGGATGAAAACGCTAGAAAATGAATACCTATCTTATGATGATTTAGCGGTAAAACTGGTGAATTACGTCAAAGAAATGGGCTTCACACACGTAGAATTTATGCCAGTGATGGAATATCCCTATGATCCATCATGGGGATATCAAATCACAGGTTATTTTGCTCCTACAGCACGTTTTGGTGATCCTCAAGGATTTATGCGTTTAGTGGAAGCCTTTCATCAGGCGGAAATAGGAGTAATTTTAGACTGGGTTCCGTCCCATTTTCCGGGCGATGCGCACGGATTATTTAACTTTGACGGTAGCAGTGCTTACGAGCATCCGGATCCGAAACGCGGTTATCACCCAGATTGGAAATCGTACATCTTCGATTACGGAAAGAACGAAGTTCGCTCGTTCTTGATGTCAAACGCCTTTTTCTGGTGCGATCGCTACCATGTGGATGGATTGCGCGTAGATGCAGTAGCATCCATGTTGTATTTAGATTATTCGAGAAATGACGGAGAATGGGAGCCAAATCAGTTTGGAGGCAATCATAACCTCGAGGTTATTTCCTTCTTACAAGACTTAAATAGCCACATTTATGCAGAGTTTCCGCATATCCAGATGATTGCGGAAGAATCTACAAGTTTCCCAGGGGTGACGAAACCGGTATTTATGGGAGGTTTAGGCTTTGGCCAAAAATGGATGATGGGTTGGATGAACGACACCCTGCGTTTCTTCCAAAAAGACCCCATTTACCGCCAACATCACCTCAATGAACTGACTTTCTCCCTTATTTATGCGTTTACAGAGAATTTCTGTCTACCACTTTCGCACGACGAAGTGGTCTATGGTAAAGGTTCATTATTGAATAAAATGCCTGGCGATGATTGGCAGAAATTTGCTAACCTACGTCTGCTTTTAGCAGAACAATTCACGCATCCAGGCTCTCATTTATTGTTTATGGGTGGGGAATTTGGCCAAAGAGAAGAATGGAATCACACCCAAAGCCTCGACTGGCACCTGACGGAACATCACTCCCACAGAGGAATTCAAGAAACGGTTAAAGCCTTAAATCAATTGTATCGATCAGAACCAGCGTTCTACAGTAAACAATTTGATTACGAGGGATTCGAGTGGATTGAATCAAACGATCAAGGCAATTCCGTGATTTCCTATATCCGAAAAGGAGAAACGGCTAAGCAACAAGTCATTGTGATTTTGAACCTAACACCTGCACCTCGTGATGGATACCGGATAGGTGTTCCACTTCCTGGGATTTGGAAAACTGTCTTCAATTCAGACAAAGAAGAATTCGGTGGTAGTAATTACCCCGTTTCTGGAGCTACAATGACGGAAGAAATCAACTGGCAAGGGAAAGCATTCTCAATCGCGATCAACCTCCCTCCTCTTTCTGCGCTTATTTTAAAGGCATAA
- a CDS encoding alginate export family protein — translation MKNDSLKKEVTDYLKEIRLGKEIRLSFGGEWREQYQSYTHFNFGEVPADFVTQSPYQLMHRTMLHANIEFPRGFRVFTQLNSTARFFNPNPITGQLDQNVLSLHQLFVDIPFAQNLKLRVGKQEYSLGLERFVATREGPNTRTPFYGINLKYQQKNLQWDAFVSHPIRIKPGVFDDEPTDEILGGFYANYRVKKRMQFEPYYFYFESDLREYQFKRGLEKRHTIGLRSFSSPGNWNYDIELAGQTGQFNDLSIAAFMGVWDFNIALKKAFYVGFSGNFVPGDRSGLDTQLNTFNTLFARPPFGQTVALNITNTWNFSPYIRYQDFKKWLVTGRASFVSRESTSDGIFTPNMTPARPILGKNLGSVASDICNIYALDAQFFPTKHFSFQLELGYCDAGDYLKESGSGQNVHYYALRNVYRF, via the coding sequence TTGAAAAATGATAGTTTGAAGAAGGAAGTAACGGATTATTTGAAAGAAATTCGCTTAGGAAAAGAAATTAGATTAAGCTTTGGAGGGGAGTGGCGAGAGCAATACCAGTCGTATACTCATTTTAATTTTGGGGAGGTGCCTGCGGATTTTGTGACCCAAAGTCCGTATCAATTAATGCACCGAACCATGTTGCATGCAAATATTGAGTTTCCTCGTGGTTTTCGCGTATTTACACAACTAAACAGTACGGCACGTTTCTTTAATCCTAATCCGATTACAGGACAATTGGATCAGAATGTACTATCACTTCATCAATTATTTGTCGATATTCCCTTTGCTCAGAATTTGAAATTACGGGTTGGAAAGCAGGAATATTCCTTGGGTTTGGAGCGATTTGTAGCTACAAGGGAGGGGCCTAATACAAGAACTCCTTTTTATGGTATCAATTTGAAATACCAGCAAAAGAATCTTCAGTGGGATGCATTTGTTTCGCATCCGATTCGCATTAAACCTGGAGTATTTGATGATGAACCGACAGATGAGATTTTAGGTGGATTCTATGCGAATTACCGGGTTAAAAAAAGAATGCAGTTTGAACCCTATTATTTTTATTTCGAGAGTGATTTGCGGGAATATCAATTTAAACGTGGCTTAGAAAAGCGCCACACGATTGGTTTAAGATCATTTTCTAGTCCAGGGAATTGGAATTACGATATTGAACTAGCGGGCCAAACGGGTCAATTTAATGACCTGTCCATCGCAGCTTTTATGGGTGTTTGGGACTTTAATATTGCCCTAAAAAAAGCGTTTTATGTCGGATTTTCAGGGAATTTTGTGCCTGGAGATCGTTCTGGATTAGATACACAATTGAATACGTTTAATACCTTATTTGCAAGACCGCCTTTTGGCCAAACCGTAGCCTTAAATATTACGAATACGTGGAATTTTAGCCCCTACATTCGTTACCAAGACTTCAAAAAGTGGTTAGTGACAGGAAGAGCCTCTTTTGTGAGCAGGGAGAGTACGTCTGATGGTATATTTACGCCCAATATGACGCCAGCTAGACCTATTCTCGGCAAAAATCTAGGAAGCGTCGCTTCAGATATCTGTAATATCTATGCTTTAGACGCCCAGTTTTTCCCCACTAAACATTTTAGTTTTCAGCTAGAACTAGGCTATTGTGATGCAGGCGACTACCTAAAAGAAAGTGGTTCAGGCCAAAACGTCCATTATTACGCCTTACGTAACGTGTACCGATTCTAA
- a CDS encoding sodium:solute symporter — translation MSVQLAGGILALYFGLLLAISYFTSRGADTHAFFTANRESPWWLVAFGMIGTSISGLTFISVPGAVGKTYFTYYQVILGHSLGYLTIALVLMPLYYRLNLISIYGYLEKRFGFWSYKTGSAFFLLSRTIGSAARLYLAVNVLQIAIFAPIGVPFIITVFVSIFLIWLYTHRGGVKTIIWTDTLQTLFLLIALFITIVLVGQKMDMSIPDMIQQVSASRYSHLFEWDWKNPHFFGKDFLAGVFIAIVMTGLDQDLMQKNLTCKSIGEAQKNMFWFYWVLLFINILFLSLGALLYIYSASKGIAVPTKTDELYPMLALGGEFGTLAAVTFLLGIIAASYASSDSALTALTTSFCIDFLSIEKFKEDKQKKMKHFVHIGFSALFFVVIGLFHIFNTSELIAAVFNLAGYTYGPLLGLFSFGLFTKYAIRDKWVPIICVLSPIITFVLETQAQSLFGGFGFAKLILNGAICFVMLWMIRDKNLESVHVT, via the coding sequence ATGTCTGTACAATTAGCTGGAGGAATTCTTGCCCTCTATTTTGGCCTGCTGTTAGCGATCTCTTATTTTACCTCCAGAGGCGCTGATACACACGCATTTTTTACAGCTAATCGCGAGTCGCCTTGGTGGCTAGTGGCCTTTGGGATGATTGGAACGTCCATTTCTGGCTTAACCTTTATTTCCGTACCGGGTGCAGTGGGTAAAACCTATTTCACCTATTACCAGGTCATTTTAGGTCACTCGCTTGGGTATCTGACGATTGCTTTGGTATTAATGCCCTTGTATTATCGGTTGAATCTGATTTCCATTTACGGATATTTAGAAAAACGCTTTGGTTTTTGGTCCTATAAGACCGGTTCTGCCTTCTTTTTATTGTCTAGAACAATCGGTTCAGCCGCTCGTTTGTACCTAGCGGTTAACGTATTGCAAATTGCGATATTCGCCCCTATCGGTGTACCCTTTATCATAACCGTTTTCGTTTCGATCTTCTTGATATGGCTTTATACGCACCGTGGAGGGGTTAAAACGATTATTTGGACGGATACTTTACAGACTCTATTCTTATTAATTGCGCTCTTCATTACCATTGTTTTAGTGGGCCAAAAAATGGACATGAGCATCCCTGACATGATTCAACAAGTGAGTGCGAGCAGGTATTCGCATTTGTTTGAGTGGGATTGGAAGAACCCTCATTTCTTTGGAAAAGACTTCCTAGCCGGTGTTTTTATTGCCATCGTTATGACGGGATTAGATCAGGATTTGATGCAGAAAAACCTGACCTGCAAATCGATCGGAGAAGCTCAGAAAAACATGTTCTGGTTCTACTGGGTGCTTCTTTTTATTAATATCTTGTTCCTTTCTTTAGGTGCCTTATTGTACATTTATTCCGCTTCTAAGGGGATCGCCGTTCCTACAAAAACGGATGAATTATATCCGATGTTAGCACTAGGAGGAGAATTTGGGACCTTAGCTGCTGTGACGTTTTTATTAGGCATTATTGCTGCATCATATGCGAGTTCTGATTCGGCCTTAACAGCCTTAACGACCTCATTCTGCATTGATTTCTTGAGTATTGAGAAGTTTAAGGAGGACAAGCAAAAGAAGATGAAGCATTTCGTGCACATCGGCTTCTCAGCCCTGTTTTTCGTCGTGATTGGCTTATTCCATATCTTCAACACTTCTGAATTGATTGCCGCGGTATTTAATTTAGCAGGATATACTTATGGCCCTTTATTAGGCTTATTCTCATTCGGTTTGTTTACGAAATATGCCATCCGTGATAAATGGGTGCCTATTATCTGTGTACTCTCACCTATCATTACGTTCGTGTTAGAGACACAGGCGCAGAGTTTATTTGGTGGTTTTGGGTTCGCAAAATTGATCTTGAACGGAGCGATTTGCTTTGTGATGTTGTGGATGATTCGGGACAAAAACTTAGAATCGGTACACGTTACGTAA
- a CDS encoding ATP-dependent Clp protease adaptor ClpS: MEFCVDSIYRLPFSFQNQEKWQEDTSTLVEEEVIEAHQLIVYNDEVNSFEYVILTLIEVCEHTPQQAEQCTLQIHFRGKCGVKTGGFEELVAMRNEICRRGISAEIEASA; encoded by the coding sequence ATGGAATTCTGTGTAGATAGTATTTATCGTCTACCTTTTTCTTTTCAAAATCAGGAAAAATGGCAAGAAGACACGTCGACCCTCGTAGAGGAAGAGGTGATCGAAGCTCATCAGCTGATTGTCTACAATGATGAAGTTAATTCCTTTGAATATGTCATTTTAACGTTGATTGAGGTGTGTGAACACACGCCACAACAAGCGGAGCAATGTACCTTGCAGATTCATTTCAGAGGCAAATGCGGCGTAAAAACCGGTGGATTTGAGGAGTTAGTAGCTATGCGCAATGAGATTTGCCGTAGAGGAATTTCCGCAGAAATAGAAGCCAGCGCCTAA
- the recR gene encoding recombination mediator RecR, with the protein MNNYPSKMIEQAVEEISKLPGIGKKSALRLALHLLKRPEAQSLQLAHAVVQLRTETKYCPQCHMISDGDLCGICASHKRDESIICVVEDLRDVLAIENTGQFMGLYHVLGGIISPLSGISPGDLTIESLVARVASGKVSEVILGLSPTMEGDTTAFYLTKKLKEFPVKLSTIARGIPIGGDLEYTDEITLGRSIVGRVMYE; encoded by the coding sequence ATGAATAATTACCCCTCCAAGATGATTGAGCAAGCCGTGGAAGAGATTTCCAAACTGCCCGGCATCGGTAAAAAATCAGCTTTGCGCCTCGCTTTGCACTTATTAAAGCGCCCAGAAGCCCAATCTTTGCAATTAGCCCACGCCGTGGTTCAACTCAGAACAGAGACTAAATATTGTCCACAATGCCATATGATTTCGGATGGCGATTTGTGCGGTATTTGTGCCAGTCATAAACGCGATGAGAGCATCATTTGCGTGGTAGAAGATCTACGCGATGTGTTAGCGATTGAGAATACCGGCCAGTTTATGGGCCTATACCATGTTTTGGGCGGGATTATTTCCCCTTTATCGGGTATTTCGCCAGGCGATTTGACCATCGAATCTTTAGTGGCACGTGTCGCTTCGGGGAAAGTGAGTGAAGTGATTTTAGGTTTGAGTCCCACAATGGAGGGGGATACGACGGCTTTTTATTTGACCAAAAAACTGAAAGAGTTTCCCGTAAAATTATCCACCATTGCGCGTGGTATTCCCATCGGCGGTGATTTAGAGTATACCGACGAGATTACACTAGGCCGAAGTATAGTAGGTCGAGTAATGTACGAATAG
- a CDS encoding superoxide dismutase, whose translation MKRSEFLKQSLVLAGASVVLPSFSVPVADSFSLPALPYAFDALEPHIDRLTMEIHHDRHHKAYVDNLNKALPGTTKSIEEILATVSTQSVAVRNNGGGHWNHSFFWNVLGPANGSKPSAALAKQIEADFGSFDAFKAEFTKTATSRFGSGWAWLIKKDGKLVISSTPNQDNPLMDLAEVKGQPILALDVWEHAYYLKYMNKRADYIAAFWNLVNWDFVSTNFSK comes from the coding sequence ATGAAACGTTCCGAATTTCTAAAACAATCCCTAGTGCTTGCGGGTGCAAGCGTGGTTTTGCCCTCTTTTTCAGTTCCTGTAGCTGATTCATTTAGCTTACCCGCTTTGCCTTATGCTTTCGATGCGTTAGAGCCTCATATCGACCGTTTAACGATGGAAATCCACCACGATCGCCACCATAAGGCTTATGTGGATAATTTAAACAAGGCTTTGCCCGGTACTACCAAATCTATTGAAGAGATTTTAGCCACCGTTTCTACTCAGTCAGTTGCCGTGCGTAACAATGGGGGAGGGCACTGGAATCACAGTTTTTTCTGGAATGTGTTAGGACCTGCCAATGGTTCTAAACCATCCGCTGCTTTAGCGAAGCAAATAGAGGCTGATTTTGGTTCATTTGATGCGTTTAAGGCTGAATTTACGAAGACAGCTACCTCCCGTTTCGGATCAGGTTGGGCATGGTTAATCAAGAAAGACGGAAAATTGGTGATTTCTTCGACGCCTAATCAAGATAATCCATTGATGGATTTGGCGGAAGTGAAAGGACAACCAATTTTAGCTTTAGACGTGTGGGAACACGCTTATTATTTAAAATACATGAACAAGCGCGCGGATTATATCGCAGCGTTTTGGAACCTAGTTAACTGGGACTTTGTATCAACAAACTTTAGTAAATAA
- a CDS encoding isopenicillin N synthase family dioxygenase, with protein MLLDEIPSLDLADFLSGEAGRKAKFVQDLGAAFNTIGFVAIKGHGLSNDFTKKLYSDVEQFFQSPDSLKQTYEIEGIAGQRGYIGKRKETAKGFKVPDLKEFYHVGQPHKEDGDSVWSEYPANVFPAEYPDFEKNTVEAYQTLEKAGKALLQAIALYLELPEDYFESRVKNGNSILRAIHYFPILDPDSLPEGAVRAAAHGDINLITLLMGASAEGLEVLRMDGKWIPITALPDQVVVNVGDMLDRLTNHKLKSTIHRVVNPPREKMGTSRYSIPFFMHPRSEMDLTCLPSCVSTEYPKIYTDMTAGAFLNERLIELGLKKA; from the coding sequence ATGTTATTAGATGAAATTCCATCGCTGGATTTAGCTGATTTCCTTTCAGGAGAAGCTGGTCGCAAGGCGAAATTTGTACAAGATTTAGGAGCTGCTTTCAATACGATAGGATTCGTGGCAATAAAAGGTCATGGATTGTCGAACGACTTCACGAAGAAGCTTTACTCAGATGTGGAGCAATTCTTTCAATCGCCAGATTCGCTAAAGCAAACCTATGAAATTGAAGGAATTGCGGGCCAACGCGGTTATATCGGAAAACGAAAAGAAACAGCCAAAGGCTTTAAGGTACCTGATTTAAAGGAATTTTACCATGTGGGTCAACCGCACAAGGAAGATGGAGATTCGGTTTGGTCAGAATATCCAGCGAACGTTTTTCCAGCGGAATACCCTGATTTCGAGAAGAACACGGTGGAAGCTTATCAAACCTTAGAGAAGGCTGGTAAAGCTTTGCTGCAAGCAATTGCGCTCTATTTAGAGCTTCCTGAAGACTATTTTGAATCCCGGGTGAAAAATGGTAATTCCATCTTACGTGCGATTCACTATTTCCCTATTCTGGATCCTGATTCCTTGCCAGAAGGAGCGGTGAGAGCGGCTGCACACGGTGATATTAACTTGATTACTTTGTTAATGGGCGCTTCTGCGGAAGGCTTAGAGGTATTGCGTATGGATGGGAAATGGATTCCCATTACGGCTTTACCGGATCAGGTAGTGGTAAATGTGGGTGATATGTTAGATCGGTTGACGAATCATAAATTGAAATCGACAATTCACCGCGTTGTGAATCCGCCGCGTGAAAAAATGGGTACATCTCGTTATTCAATCCCTTTCTTTATGCATCCGCGTTCTGAAATGGATTTGACTTGTTTACCTTCTTGCGTTTCGACGGAATATCCTAAAATCTATACGGACATGACAGCAGGGGCGTTTTTGAATGAGCGATTGATTGAATTAGGACTTAAAAAGGCTTAA